In the genome of Carnobacterium pleistocenium FTR1, one region contains:
- a CDS encoding sigma-70 family RNA polymerase sigma factor yields the protein MADEEETFSLMSDETLIRMIKDGDGYPFQFLFSRYHPLVTNLTKEYYLKSYEKEDLWQEARMVFHKTIQTYDKDKGHTFGNFYKLNFKHHIFSLIRKDMAKKRRIEKIAESLDGMLEKGMSPQYIMNGKEGLSALDILQVKEKLAGYHYTLSKLEQQVFSLYLKNKEIDEIAEQLNCDSLQIKNALDRCKRKMKQILDD from the coding sequence TTGGCAGATGAAGAAGAGACATTCTCACTTATGAGCGATGAAACATTGATTCGTATGATTAAAGATGGAGACGGGTATCCGTTCCAGTTTTTATTTAGCCGGTATCATCCCCTTGTGACCAATTTAACGAAAGAGTATTACCTTAAAAGTTATGAGAAAGAAGATTTATGGCAAGAAGCACGAATGGTCTTTCACAAAACAATCCAGACTTACGACAAAGATAAAGGACATACATTTGGAAATTTCTATAAATTGAATTTTAAGCATCATATTTTTAGTTTGATTCGAAAAGATATGGCTAAGAAAAGGCGCATTGAAAAAATTGCTGAGTCATTAGATGGTATGTTAGAAAAAGGAATGAGTCCTCAATACATAATGAATGGAAAAGAGGGATTATCTGCGTTAGATATTTTACAAGTCAAAGAAAAATTAGCAGGTTACCACTATACGTTGTCAAAGTTAGAACAGCAAGTGTTTTCGCTCTACTTAAAAAATAAAGAAATAGATGAGATTGCTGAACAATTGAATTGTGATAGTCTACAAATAAAAAATGCATTAGATCGGTGCAAGCGCAAAATGAAACAGATATTAGATGACTAG